Proteins encoded within one genomic window of Granulicella pectinivorans:
- a CDS encoding RES family NAD+ phosphorylase codes for MIVFRIADRRRPGLDGVGAYLKGGRWNLPGRRVVYTADSYSLALLEVLVHASRDAVPKNQVVIKIEIPDELALETLQPPYVSGWKSYEPVASCSFGDAWLEEGRTAFLKVPSVVVQGRQWNVLLNPEHADFAKILVTAPEEIEWDPRLLPGGF; via the coding sequence ATGATCGTTTTTCGCATCGCCGATCGTCGCCGGCCCGGGCTTGACGGTGTGGGAGCCTATTTGAAGGGTGGTCGATGGAATTTGCCCGGACGCCGTGTTGTGTACACTGCCGATTCGTATTCGCTCGCTCTTCTTGAAGTACTGGTTCATGCAAGCAGAGATGCGGTGCCAAAGAACCAGGTCGTGATCAAGATCGAGATTCCCGATGAACTTGCTCTCGAAACGCTGCAACCTCCGTATGTCTCTGGTTGGAAGTCGTACGAACCGGTTGCGAGTTGTTCGTTCGGCGATGCATGGCTTGAAGAAGGAAGAACGGCGTTCCTGAAAGTTCCGAGTGTCGTTGTCCAAGGGCGTCAGTGGAATGTATTGCTCAATCCCGAACACGCTGATTTCGCGAAGATTTTGGTTACCGCCCCTGAAGAAATCGAGTGGGATCCTCGTCTCCTTCCTGGAGGGTTCTAG
- a CDS encoding zinc ribbon domain-containing protein, with the protein MHPDLEKLIVLQRLDLEAKRLRDEISALPKHVAGLSAKLAALEGQRAVVVDLLAKEEALRRRQESDVKDFRLKIEKGRKKVDAATTSAMVEGFEREIAFSQGEIAKLEDAELESMLRTEEMEAQKTLADAAVAEAKATLSRERARAVETIDKDKVLLAGVDTEREVLRPTIGEAILSNYDRIAKGKGTGLAEALNQKCMACQMMLRPQRWNDIRNRDNEDEITTCESCGRLLYYDPARDSPQRKVVEVESIAARIVRSL; encoded by the coding sequence ATGCATCCGGATCTTGAGAAGTTGATTGTGTTGCAGCGTTTGGATCTTGAGGCGAAGAGGCTCAGGGATGAAATCTCGGCGCTGCCGAAGCATGTTGCCGGGTTGTCGGCCAAGCTGGCGGCTCTCGAAGGGCAGAGAGCTGTGGTGGTCGACCTGCTCGCCAAGGAGGAGGCTCTGCGGCGGCGGCAGGAGTCGGATGTGAAGGACTTCCGGCTGAAGATCGAGAAAGGCCGCAAGAAGGTCGATGCCGCGACGACTTCGGCGATGGTCGAAGGGTTCGAGCGCGAGATTGCCTTCTCCCAGGGCGAGATCGCGAAGCTCGAGGATGCTGAGCTCGAGAGCATGCTGCGGACCGAGGAGATGGAGGCGCAGAAGACGCTCGCCGATGCCGCCGTCGCCGAGGCCAAGGCTACGCTGAGCCGGGAACGTGCCCGTGCGGTCGAGACGATCGACAAGGATAAGGTGTTGCTGGCTGGGGTCGACACGGAGCGCGAGGTTCTACGGCCGACAATCGGTGAGGCGATTCTGTCGAACTACGATCGGATCGCGAAGGGCAAGGGCACCGGACTGGCCGAGGCGCTGAACCAGAAGTGCATGGCGTGCCAGATGATGCTGCGTCCCCAGCGCTGGAACGACATTCGCAATCGTGACAACGAGGACGAGATCACTACCTGCGAGAGTTGCGGGCGCCTGCTGTACTACGATCCGGCTCGCGATTCGCCGCAGCGCAAGGTGGTCGAGGTGGAGAGCATCGCGGCCCGCATTGTGCGGTCGCTGTAA
- a CDS encoding 5' nucleotidase, NT5C type translates to MSALKRICIDMDEVIADAVAEHLLRYNQDHDEQISKDDLAGKWLWEVVSADRHAKLDAYMRSEDFFAVLDVMPDAPRVIEALQSKYEVFIATAAMEVPTSFNAKYLWLKRHFPFIPSSHIVFCGDKGILRAEYLIDDNPRQLRRFEGEGILYTSPHNIHVKGYRRVDNWLDVERMFL, encoded by the coding sequence GTGAGCGCGTTGAAACGAATTTGCATCGATATGGATGAGGTCATTGCGGATGCTGTGGCGGAGCATCTGTTGCGTTACAACCAGGACCACGATGAGCAGATCTCGAAGGACGATCTGGCCGGGAAGTGGCTGTGGGAGGTCGTGTCCGCGGATCGGCACGCGAAGCTCGATGCGTACATGCGCTCCGAGGACTTCTTCGCCGTTCTGGACGTCATGCCCGACGCCCCTCGGGTGATCGAAGCCCTGCAGTCGAAGTATGAGGTCTTCATCGCCACCGCGGCGATGGAGGTTCCCACCTCATTCAACGCGAAGTACCTGTGGCTCAAACGGCACTTTCCGTTCATTCCCTCTTCGCACATCGTGTTTTGCGGGGACAAGGGGATTCTGCGCGCCGAATACCTCATCGACGACAACCCGCGGCAGCTCCGGCGGTTCGAAGGCGAGGGGATCTTGTACACGTCTCCCCACAATATCCACGTCAAGGGGTACCGGCGTGTGGATAACTGGCTCGATGTGGAACGGATGTTCCTCTAG
- a CDS encoding DUF2251 domain-containing protein, with protein MQSLLFTPGDAYLAADSSTYPWYVVFEDEGVAAYFYACDRTRGTDDDAIVDAMLVYNVSSLRDPEKQRLASIQWSRDGMQAVMYLDGVAQGLFDFAKRIGSCRLDFPNFMAAQGETWRQSSHAWDDEALRTFESGLYAEPAN; from the coding sequence ATGCAGTCGCTCCTCTTTACCCCTGGCGATGCCTACCTGGCAGCCGATTCGTCCACCTATCCCTGGTACGTCGTCTTTGAAGACGAGGGCGTTGCCGCTTATTTTTACGCCTGCGACCGCACCCGCGGCACCGACGATGACGCGATCGTCGACGCGATGCTCGTCTACAACGTCAGTTCCCTCCGCGACCCCGAAAAGCAGCGTCTGGCCAGCATCCAGTGGTCGCGCGACGGCATGCAGGCGGTGATGTACCTCGACGGCGTCGCACAGGGCCTGTTCGACTTCGCCAAACGCATCGGATCCTGCCGGCTCGACTTCCCGAACTTTATGGCGGCGCAGGGCGAGACATGGCGTCAGTCCAGCCATGCCTGGGACGACGAAGCGCTGAGGACCTTCGAATCCGGTCTCTACGCGGAACCCGCCAACTAG
- a CDS encoding L,D-transpeptidase family protein has translation MNGKQAWGRIGVVAACGLLVLSTATGCKRHRKTRSKENTDAYSSKIQPLVQATKLPFMKIPDVGPFQTPAQTFYDDRNYEIAWTRDGKPTPQAAAFTQAFSDAAQKGLNPEDYDASRWAGRVAALKSNSDEAFAEYDVAMTVAVMRYMSDIRTGRINPQHFNFDINAESKRYDLPEFVSDNAVDADDVPKLIASAEPDNDEYRQTEQALAKYLVLAKQQRESGVEPLPTAVKPIGVGGAYPALDALAARLQLEGDLSGPPTAATAYTQEFSDGVKAFQERHGITPDGKLNAQTIASMNVPLEQRVLQLECSLERWRWLPDPYVHARLVVNLPEFVLRGYTPDNKLDFTMKVVVGKVLGEHETPVFTHMMKYLIFRPYWNVPTDIARKELVPHIEKNKGYLATKNFEVTNAKGDVLTDYTSAQVARGGVMVREKPGPKNSLGLVKFMFPNEYDIYLHSTPATELFNRTRRDFSHGCVRVQKPEDLAAWVLQDQPNWDLDKVREAMNNGADNHQVNLKTPLPIAIFYLTARVGDDGRVDFFDDIYKYDEKTQAILQKGPPYPTYSEPVKAKTPGDTV, from the coding sequence ATGAACGGGAAGCAGGCGTGGGGACGAATCGGTGTGGTCGCAGCGTGTGGGCTGCTGGTTTTATCAACGGCAACGGGCTGCAAGCGGCATAGAAAGACGCGGTCGAAGGAGAATACCGACGCGTACTCTTCAAAGATTCAGCCGCTGGTGCAGGCGACCAAGCTGCCGTTCATGAAGATTCCGGACGTGGGCCCCTTCCAGACACCCGCCCAGACCTTCTATGACGATCGTAACTACGAGATCGCCTGGACCCGCGATGGCAAGCCTACCCCGCAGGCCGCGGCGTTTACCCAGGCCTTCTCCGATGCTGCCCAGAAGGGCCTGAATCCGGAGGATTACGATGCCTCCCGCTGGGCCGGACGCGTAGCCGCGCTCAAGTCGAACTCCGATGAGGCCTTCGCGGAGTACGACGTTGCCATGACTGTGGCGGTCATGCGCTACATGTCGGATATCCGCACGGGCCGCATCAATCCGCAGCACTTCAACTTCGACATCAACGCGGAGTCGAAGCGCTACGACCTGCCCGAGTTCGTCTCCGACAATGCGGTCGACGCCGACGATGTGCCGAAGCTGATCGCCTCCGCCGAACCGGACAACGATGAATATCGCCAGACCGAGCAGGCCTTGGCGAAGTATCTTGTGCTCGCCAAGCAGCAGCGGGAGAGCGGCGTCGAGCCTTTGCCCACGGCGGTGAAACCGATCGGCGTGGGTGGGGCGTACCCGGCGCTCGACGCACTGGCCGCCCGGCTGCAACTGGAGGGCGATCTCAGCGGTCCGCCCACGGCCGCAACGGCGTATACGCAGGAGTTTTCGGATGGCGTGAAGGCCTTCCAGGAGCGTCACGGCATTACTCCGGACGGCAAGCTGAACGCCCAGACCATCGCCTCGATGAACGTTCCGCTCGAACAGCGCGTCCTGCAGTTGGAGTGCTCGCTGGAGCGGTGGCGCTGGCTGCCCGATCCGTATGTCCACGCTCGCCTGGTGGTGAACCTGCCTGAGTTTGTGCTGCGCGGGTATACGCCGGACAACAAGCTCGATTTCACCATGAAGGTCGTGGTGGGCAAGGTGCTCGGTGAGCACGAGACGCCGGTCTTCACTCACATGATGAAGTACCTCATCTTCCGTCCCTACTGGAACGTGCCTACCGATATCGCCCGTAAGGAACTGGTGCCGCACATCGAGAAGAACAAGGGTTATCTAGCGACGAAGAACTTCGAGGTCACCAATGCGAAGGGCGATGTCCTCACCGATTACACCTCCGCCCAGGTAGCGCGCGGCGGCGTGATGGTGCGGGAGAAACCCGGGCCGAAGAACTCGCTCGGCCTCGTGAAGTTCATGTTCCCCAACGAATATGACATTTACCTGCACTCCACGCCTGCAACCGAGCTCTTCAACCGCACGCGCCGCGACTTCAGCCATGGATGCGTCCGGGTGCAGAAACCCGAGGATCTTGCGGCCTGGGTCCTCCAGGACCAGCCAAACTGGGATCTGGACAAAGTCCGCGAGGCGATGAACAATGGAGCCGACAATCACCAGGTGAATCTCAAAACTCCCCTGCCGATTGCGATCTTCTACCTGACCGCACGCGTGGGAGATGACGGACGAGTCGATTTCTTCGACGACATCTATAAGTACGACGAGAAGACGCAGGCGATTTTGCAAAAGGGTCCGCCGTATCCGACCTACTCGGAGCCGGTCAAGGCCAAGACCCCGGGGGATACAGTCTGA
- a CDS encoding SDR family oxidoreductase, giving the protein MDDATERRQYERGWTTMRMTGNTIFITGGGSGIGRGLAEALHHMGNEVIISGRRRSVLDETTAANPGMHAVELDVEDPASIAKGAADLIARFPKLNVLINNAGIMKMDDASSVIDEAVLVSTITTNLLGPIRVTSAFIEHFKSLDEATVINVTSGLAFVPLAMTAIYSATKAALHSYTQSLRFKLKGSSVAVMELAPPYVQTDLMGGANDPRAMPLSAFIEETMVLLAQGVEEILVERVKPLRNNPGPAEAAFVNQFNDMMAQQTH; this is encoded by the coding sequence ATGGATGATGCTACGGAACGCCGGCAGTATGAGCGAGGATGGACGACGATGCGCATGACGGGGAACACGATCTTTATCACTGGCGGTGGCTCCGGGATCGGGCGCGGTCTGGCTGAGGCGCTGCATCACATGGGCAATGAGGTCATCATCTCCGGGCGCCGCAGGTCTGTGCTCGACGAGACGACGGCGGCGAATCCCGGCATGCATGCCGTGGAGCTCGACGTCGAAGATCCGGCCAGCATCGCGAAGGGAGCGGCAGACCTGATCGCGCGCTTTCCGAAGCTGAATGTCCTCATTAACAACGCCGGCATCATGAAGATGGACGACGCGTCTTCGGTGATCGACGAGGCCGTGCTGGTCTCGACGATCACGACGAACCTTCTCGGTCCCATCCGGGTAACCTCCGCTTTCATCGAGCACTTCAAGAGCCTCGACGAGGCGACGGTGATCAATGTCACCTCCGGCCTGGCCTTCGTTCCCCTGGCGATGACAGCGATCTACTCCGCCACGAAGGCTGCGCTGCACTCCTATACGCAGTCGCTGCGGTTCAAGCTGAAGGGCAGCTCCGTGGCCGTGATGGAGCTGGCGCCCCCCTACGTGCAGACCGACCTCATGGGCGGGGCGAACGATCCGCGTGCCATGCCCCTGTCCGCGTTCATTGAAGAGACGATGGTGCTGCTGGCGCAAGGCGTGGAGGAGATTCTGGTGGAGCGGGTGAAGCCGCTGAGAAACAATCCAGGCCCCGCTGAAGCCGCATTCGTGAATCAGTTCAACGACATGATGGCGCAGCAGACGCACTGA
- a CDS encoding YdeI/OmpD-associated family protein: MDARVDAYIGKAPAYAQPVLHHLRDLVHRAYPAVEEGMKWSRPAFLSGGQIVCGMSAFKEHCGFGFWGSGMAGPLAEAGFEREGSSGSLGKITSLKDLPRDKVLLGLLKTAFALAGEEGGKLKRPPKPAAKKAAASIQTPEDLEAALARIGAMERFEAMSPSCRREYMEWIVEAKRPETRTKRIGEAVGWIAEGKKRNWKYENC, encoded by the coding sequence GTGGATGCTCGCGTCGATGCGTATATCGGAAAGGCGCCGGCGTATGCGCAGCCGGTGCTGCACCATCTCAGGGATCTGGTCCACAGGGCGTATCCGGCGGTGGAAGAGGGGATGAAGTGGTCGCGGCCTGCGTTTTTGTCCGGCGGCCAGATCGTCTGCGGCATGTCTGCGTTCAAGGAGCACTGCGGCTTTGGTTTTTGGGGATCCGGCATGGCGGGCCCGCTGGCCGAGGCCGGTTTTGAGCGAGAGGGAAGTTCGGGATCGTTGGGGAAAATCACCAGCCTGAAGGACCTTCCCAGGGATAAAGTCCTGCTCGGGCTCCTGAAGACGGCCTTCGCGTTGGCCGGAGAAGAGGGCGGCAAGTTGAAGCGGCCACCCAAGCCTGCGGCGAAGAAGGCCGCCGCCAGCATCCAGACACCCGAGGATCTCGAGGCCGCGCTCGCTCGCATCGGGGCGATGGAGCGCTTCGAGGCGATGAGTCCGAGCTGCCGCCGGGAGTATATGGAGTGGATCGTCGAGGCCAAACGGCCCGAGACGAGGACGAAACGGATTGGCGAGGCGGTTGGGTGGATCGCCGAAGGCAAGAAGCGGAACTGGAAGTACGAAAACTGCTAG
- a CDS encoding carboxypeptidase-like regulatory domain-containing protein, with translation MVDIFLNQVRRTSRWVVVALVACLFTAGAVAQVAGAGNIQGTVTDATGAVIPGATVVATEASTHVAHTAVTDAVGVYTFPNLVVGSYSISITATGFQGYTSTGNVLEVGSSISINAKMTVGAADQKVEVHSEGLALQTEDVSFKQTVDSQTLTEMPLNGRQMAALITLSGGSSPAPAGDFTGSKYSYQTIAVSIAGSGGNTTQWKLDGGDNNDYMANGNLPFPFPDAVSQFSVESTALGAGEGEHSGGLVNVVTRSGTNKFHGSAFEFLRNNYLNANNFFSATKDSLHQNQYGGTFGGPIKRDKIFAFAGYQRTQSKSSQSSVTAFVPSAANLAGDFSQSDDPTKVPLVNPLTGAPLPNNQINPSLFNPQALALVKYLPQTTAANGQVSYAIPLQTSDNSFVTRVDYTINAKNNLYARYFIDGYQLPAFYSPTNILITTQSGNLQRVQSFTLGEDFAISSKTVNSAHVTLSRRRNNRGYAPNAINATTLGVNAFQAVPNGLYVTVANKFTLGGGGNSVSHFNDNFLAIEDLVTMLRGKHQIVIGGELVHNQLNISNAYNGNGIFTFGGALNYSANGPTGVGGKTAVDNNLDFLMGAMNSFEQSKQQQNALRGNIPSIYVQDTFHATKQLTINAGIRWAPEFMPVDYFNRGTTFDQTAFLAGTTSSVYPNSPAGTFYYGDKGVPRQFTKNSPWQFTPNFGMAYDLTGDGKTVIRAGASYIYDQVNYFTGQRNQQNPPFATDIKQIPTATSGPIPFSAPWSAGTLTSSPFPQPAVPTPATALFYAQSQYIVLPTQYHPSVTMQWTASVQHQFSRGWQLQVDYIGNKTTHVPLGLPLSPAVYVPGVWGANNTGCPGVVTTGPAGKNGVAGTNCSTLANSAQRYKLTQLNPLVGNQYGGGNSSAIVGDGGTGNYHGLITTVQHRLSSTFSLLANHTWSKCLNNADANGDLAGSSVENPNNPGMDYGPCGSDYRHIENLVLVTRSKFSIANRALAYAVNGWELGPLVHIQSGSVINVTSGVDTSLTAVTLDRPNRIAGVNPYLPGPIRSGIGITSTAGLQAARGSLNPAAFCSAITATCPGGPAPGTFGNVSRNAFRGRSSYQFDAQLSRTFPIHESVNTVLRLEAFNVLNHPNLSNPGSSVASTTFGQVTAASAARIFQASAKVNF, from the coding sequence ATGGTCGATATTTTCTTGAATCAGGTCAGGCGCACGTCCCGGTGGGTCGTCGTTGCGCTTGTTGCGTGTCTCTTTACGGCCGGCGCGGTCGCGCAGGTCGCCGGCGCGGGTAACATTCAGGGCACGGTTACCGATGCCACGGGCGCAGTCATTCCTGGAGCGACGGTCGTCGCGACCGAAGCCTCCACGCACGTTGCCCACACGGCCGTCACGGATGCGGTCGGTGTGTACACGTTTCCCAACCTGGTAGTTGGTTCGTACTCCATCAGCATCACCGCAACCGGCTTCCAGGGCTACACCAGCACGGGCAATGTGCTCGAAGTCGGCAGCAGCATCTCGATCAACGCCAAGATGACGGTCGGCGCCGCCGATCAGAAGGTCGAGGTTCACTCGGAAGGCCTGGCTCTGCAGACGGAAGATGTCTCGTTCAAGCAGACGGTCGACTCGCAGACGCTGACCGAGATGCCCCTCAACGGCCGCCAGATGGCGGCGCTCATCACCCTCTCGGGCGGATCGTCCCCCGCGCCCGCTGGTGACTTTACGGGCAGCAAGTACTCCTACCAGACGATCGCGGTCTCGATCGCAGGCTCGGGCGGCAACACGACGCAGTGGAAGCTCGACGGCGGCGACAACAACGACTACATGGCGAACGGCAACCTGCCCTTCCCTTTCCCGGACGCAGTCAGCCAGTTCTCGGTGGAGTCCACGGCTCTGGGCGCGGGCGAAGGCGAGCACTCGGGCGGACTGGTGAACGTGGTCACGCGCTCCGGTACGAACAAGTTCCATGGCTCGGCCTTTGAATTCCTCCGCAACAACTACCTGAACGCGAACAACTTCTTTTCGGCCACCAAAGACAGCCTGCATCAGAACCAGTACGGCGGTACCTTTGGCGGGCCGATCAAGCGCGACAAGATCTTCGCGTTTGCCGGCTATCAGCGCACCCAGTCCAAGTCCAGCCAGTCTTCGGTGACGGCATTCGTTCCCTCGGCGGCGAATCTGGCCGGTGACTTTTCGCAGTCTGACGATCCGACGAAGGTCCCGCTCGTGAACCCCCTTACCGGCGCACCTCTGCCGAATAATCAGATCAACCCGTCGCTCTTCAATCCGCAGGCTTTGGCTCTGGTCAAGTATCTGCCTCAGACGACGGCTGCGAACGGCCAGGTCAGCTATGCCATTCCGCTCCAGACCTCCGACAACTCCTTTGTCACCCGTGTCGATTACACCATCAACGCCAAGAACAACCTCTATGCCCGCTACTTCATCGATGGATACCAGCTTCCTGCGTTCTATTCTCCGACGAATATCCTGATCACCACGCAGTCCGGAAATCTGCAGCGTGTCCAGAGCTTCACCCTGGGTGAGGACTTCGCGATCAGTTCGAAGACGGTCAACTCGGCACACGTTACGCTCTCACGGCGCCGCAATAACCGCGGTTACGCACCCAACGCCATCAATGCCACGACGCTTGGCGTCAACGCGTTCCAAGCTGTTCCGAACGGTCTTTATGTGACCGTCGCGAACAAGTTCACCCTGGGTGGTGGCGGAAACTCCGTCTCCCACTTCAACGACAACTTCCTCGCCATTGAAGACCTGGTTACGATGCTGCGCGGCAAGCACCAGATCGTGATCGGCGGTGAGCTTGTACACAACCAGCTCAACATCTCCAACGCCTACAACGGGAATGGTATCTTCACCTTTGGCGGTGCCCTGAACTATAGCGCCAACGGTCCGACCGGCGTCGGCGGTAAAACCGCTGTCGACAACAACCTCGACTTTCTCATGGGGGCGATGAACTCCTTCGAACAGTCCAAGCAGCAGCAGAATGCTCTGCGCGGCAACATCCCCAGCATCTACGTGCAGGATACCTTCCACGCGACCAAGCAGTTGACCATCAATGCGGGCATCCGCTGGGCACCGGAGTTCATGCCGGTCGATTACTTCAATCGCGGTACGACCTTCGATCAAACCGCCTTTTTGGCCGGTACGACCAGCTCGGTCTACCCCAACTCTCCGGCCGGTACCTTCTACTACGGCGATAAGGGCGTACCTCGCCAGTTCACCAAGAACTCACCCTGGCAGTTCACGCCGAACTTCGGAATGGCGTATGACCTGACCGGTGACGGCAAGACGGTCATCCGTGCGGGTGCCAGCTACATCTACGACCAGGTGAATTACTTCACCGGTCAGCGCAACCAGCAGAACCCGCCCTTCGCCACGGATATCAAGCAGATCCCCACCGCGACCTCGGGGCCCATCCCGTTCTCGGCTCCCTGGTCGGCTGGCACGCTCACCAGCAGCCCCTTCCCGCAGCCGGCTGTACCCACGCCAGCGACAGCGCTGTTTTACGCTCAGTCGCAGTACATCGTGCTGCCGACCCAGTATCACCCCTCCGTCACGATGCAGTGGACGGCGAGTGTGCAACATCAGTTCAGTCGTGGCTGGCAGTTGCAGGTGGACTATATCGGCAATAAGACCACCCACGTGCCCCTCGGTCTGCCGCTCAGCCCGGCCGTCTATGTCCCCGGTGTCTGGGGTGCGAACAACACCGGATGCCCAGGCGTTGTGACCACTGGACCCGCAGGCAAGAATGGCGTTGCTGGAACGAACTGCTCCACGCTGGCCAACTCCGCGCAGCGATACAAGCTCACGCAGCTCAACCCGCTCGTCGGCAACCAGTATGGCGGTGGCAACAGTTCGGCAATCGTGGGCGATGGTGGTACCGGCAACTACCATGGCCTCATCACCACCGTGCAGCACCGCCTCTCGTCGACCTTCAGCCTCCTCGCCAACCACACCTGGTCGAAGTGCCTGAACAACGCCGACGCCAATGGCGATCTCGCCGGCTCATCCGTTGAGAACCCCAATAACCCCGGCATGGACTATGGCCCGTGCGGATCGGACTATCGCCACATCGAGAATCTGGTCCTTGTCACGCGCAGCAAGTTCTCCATCGCGAACCGCGCTCTCGCCTACGCGGTGAACGGCTGGGAGCTTGGTCCGCTTGTCCATATTCAAAGTGGTTCGGTCATCAATGTCACCTCCGGCGTCGACACCTCGCTGACTGCTGTCACCCTGGATCGCCCCAACCGGATCGCGGGCGTGAATCCGTACCTCCCTGGTCCCATCCGGTCCGGCATCGGAATCACATCAACCGCTGGTCTTCAGGCAGCACGCGGGTCCTTGAATCCCGCCGCTTTCTGTTCCGCCATCACCGCAACCTGCCCCGGCGGACCGGCACCCGGAACCTTTGGAAACGTCAGCCGCAACGCCTTCCGTGGTCGGTCTTCGTATCAGTTCGATGCGCAGCTCTCCCGTACCTTCCCGATCCACGAGAGTGTCAACACCGTCCTGCGGCTGGAGGCATTCAACGTTCTCAATCATCCCAACCTGAGCAACCCGGGATCTAGCGTCGCTTCCACGACCTTCGGCCAGGTCACGGCTGCCTCTGCGGCCCGTATCTTCCAGGCCTCGGCGAAGGTCAACTTCTAA